One Roseomonas gilardii subsp. gilardii genomic region harbors:
- a CDS encoding OsmC family protein, producing the protein MKKHGSAVWQGGLKDGKGTISTESGALKNQPYGFNTRFGDTPGTNPEELIGAAHAGCFSMALSNILGEAGFKADELATKAEVTLDKQPDGFAITAVRLTLKAKIPGIDEAKFQELAARAKAGCPVSRLMTAEISLDASLA; encoded by the coding sequence ATGAAGAAGCATGGATCGGCCGTCTGGCAGGGCGGCCTGAAGGACGGCAAGGGCACCATCTCAACCGAGAGCGGCGCGCTGAAGAACCAGCCCTACGGCTTCAACACCCGCTTCGGCGACACGCCCGGCACCAACCCGGAGGAGCTGATCGGCGCTGCCCATGCCGGCTGCTTCTCCATGGCTCTCAGCAACATCCTGGGGGAGGCCGGCTTCAAGGCGGACGAACTCGCCACCAAGGCCGAGGTCACGCTGGACAAGCAGCCGGACGGCTTCGCCATCACCGCCGTCCGCCTGACCCTCAAGGCGAAGATCCCCGGCATCGACGAGGCGAAGTTCCAGGAACTCGCCGCCAGGGCCAAGGCCGGCTGCCCCGTCTCCAGGCTGATGACGGCCGAGATCAGCCTCGACGCCAGCCTGGCCTGA
- the pth gene encoding aminoacyl-tRNA hydrolase has product MLLWVGLGNPGREHARQRHNIGFMALDAIARRHGFGPWRSRFKGEVADGTIAGQRITLLKPQTYMNASGQSVQPAAAFHKIPPADVWAFHDELDLAPGKVRVKKGGGAAGHNGLRDMQRAFGSPDFWRVRLGIGHPGMKERVHGHVLGDFAKVDTWVEPLLDAVADAAPLLAQGRPEEFMTKVALLTQGMDKGAA; this is encoded by the coding sequence GTGCTGCTGTGGGTGGGCCTGGGCAATCCTGGCCGGGAACATGCGCGGCAGCGCCACAACATCGGTTTCATGGCGCTGGACGCCATCGCGCGCCGCCACGGCTTCGGGCCGTGGCGGAGCCGCTTCAAGGGCGAGGTCGCCGATGGCACCATCGCCGGGCAGCGGATCACGCTGCTGAAGCCACAGACCTATATGAATGCGAGTGGCCAGTCGGTGCAGCCGGCGGCGGCCTTCCACAAGATCCCCCCCGCCGATGTCTGGGCCTTCCATGACGAGCTGGATCTCGCGCCGGGCAAGGTGCGGGTGAAGAAGGGCGGGGGTGCGGCCGGGCATAACGGGCTGCGCGACATGCAGCGGGCCTTCGGCAGCCCGGATTTCTGGCGGGTGCGGCTGGGCATCGGGCATCCGGGGATGAAGGAGCGCGTGCACGGGCATGTGCTCGGCGATTTCGCCAAGGTCGATACCTGGGTGGAGCCGTTGCTGGACGCGGTGGCCGATGCGGCGCCCCTCCTGGCGCAGGGCCGGCCTGAGGAGTTCATGACGAAGGTGGCGCTGCTGACCCAGGGGATGGACAAGGGGGCGGCATAG
- the ychF gene encoding redox-regulated ATPase YchF, translating into MGFNCGIVGLPNVGKSTLFNALTQTAAAQAANYPFCTIEPNVGRVAVPDRRLDELTRVGKSQKTVPTSLEFVDIAGLVRGASRGEGLGNQFLANIREVDAIVHVLRCFEDGDITHVEGSVDPIRDAETVETELMLADLDSLEKRLGTAQKKAKNGDKESVAFVALAEPIVAALTEGRPARTAVPKGQEEAAARLQLMTTKPVLYVCNVEEGSAATGNAHSARVFERAAAEGAKAVVVSAAIEAEISQMAAADRAEFLESLGLEDSGLDRIIRAGYELLGLITYFTCGPKEARAWTITRGTRAPQAAAVIHNDFERGFIACETIAYEDYVALGGEQGAKEAGKMRVEGKEYVVKDGDVLLFRFNV; encoded by the coding sequence ATGGGTTTCAACTGCGGCATCGTCGGGCTGCCGAATGTGGGCAAGTCCACGCTCTTCAACGCGCTGACGCAGACGGCGGCGGCGCAGGCGGCGAATTATCCCTTCTGCACCATCGAGCCGAATGTGGGGCGGGTGGCGGTGCCGGACCGGCGGCTGGACGAGCTGACGCGGGTCGGCAAGTCGCAGAAGACGGTGCCGACCAGCCTGGAATTCGTGGACATCGCCGGGCTGGTGCGCGGCGCCTCGCGCGGGGAGGGGCTGGGCAACCAGTTCCTGGCGAATATCCGCGAGGTGGATGCCATCGTGCATGTGCTGCGCTGCTTCGAGGATGGGGACATCACCCATGTCGAGGGCAGCGTCGATCCGATCCGCGATGCGGAAACGGTGGAGACGGAGCTGATGCTGGCCGATCTCGACAGCCTGGAGAAGCGGCTGGGGACGGCGCAGAAGAAGGCGAAGAACGGCGACAAGGAAAGCGTGGCCTTCGTGGCGCTGGCCGAGCCGATCGTGGCGGCGCTGACGGAAGGCCGGCCGGCGCGCACGGCGGTGCCCAAGGGGCAGGAAGAGGCGGCGGCGCGGCTGCAGCTGATGACCACCAAGCCGGTGCTCTATGTCTGCAATGTCGAGGAGGGTTCGGCGGCCACCGGCAACGCGCATTCGGCGCGGGTCTTCGAGCGGGCCGCCGCCGAGGGGGCCAAGGCAGTGGTGGTCTCGGCCGCGATCGAGGCGGAGATCAGCCAGATGGCGGCCGCCGACCGGGCGGAGTTCCTGGAGAGCCTGGGGCTGGAGGATAGCGGGTTGGACCGCATCATCCGCGCCGGCTACGAGCTGCTGGGGCTGATCACCTATTTCACCTGCGGGCCCAAGGAGGCGCGCGCCTGGACCATCACGCGCGGCACCAGGGCGCCGCAGGCGGCGGCGGTGATCCACAACGACTTCGAGCGCGGCTTCATCGCCTGCGAGACCATCGCCTATGAGGATTATGTGGCGCTGGGGGGCGAGCAGGGGGCGAAGGAGGCGGGCAAGATGCGCGTCGAGGGCAAGGAGTACGTCGTGAAGGATGGCGACGTGCTGCTTTTCCGCTTCAACGTCTGA
- a CDS encoding response regulator, whose translation MSEQPHLLVVDDDPRLRSLLQRFLAEQGFRVSVAGDAAAARQALGAMAFDLLVLDVMMPGETGLELVESLRRDGQEVPVLMLTAAGSPDDRVAGFEHGADDYLAKPFDPRELVQRAKAILRRVAVPAPAAHSLVPVQLGSRWFDPERGELRGADGVLRLTGGEAALLTALAGRAGEVLSREEIAEALGTPDAGERAVDVQVTRLRRKIEPDPREPRFLQTVRHRGYVLRPGS comes from the coding sequence ATGAGCGAGCAGCCGCACCTGCTGGTGGTGGACGACGATCCGCGCCTGCGTTCCCTGTTGCAGCGTTTCCTGGCCGAGCAGGGCTTCCGCGTCTCGGTGGCGGGGGATGCGGCGGCGGCGCGGCAGGCGCTGGGCGCCATGGCCTTCGACCTGCTGGTGCTGGACGTGATGATGCCGGGCGAGACCGGGCTGGAGCTGGTGGAATCGCTGCGCCGCGACGGGCAGGAGGTGCCGGTGCTGATGCTCACCGCCGCCGGGTCGCCGGACGACCGCGTGGCGGGATTCGAGCACGGGGCGGACGACTATCTCGCCAAGCCCTTCGACCCGCGCGAGCTGGTGCAGCGGGCGAAGGCCATCCTGCGGCGCGTCGCCGTCCCGGCGCCGGCGGCGCATTCGCTGGTGCCGGTGCAGCTCGGGTCGCGCTGGTTCGACCCGGAGCGGGGCGAGTTGCGCGGGGCCGATGGCGTGCTGCGGCTCACCGGCGGGGAGGCGGCGCTGCTGACCGCCCTGGCGGGCCGGGCCGGGGAGGTGCTGTCGCGCGAGGAGATCGCCGAGGCGCTGGGCACGCCGGATGCCGGGGAGCGGGCGGTGGATGTGCAGGTGACGCGGCTGCGCCGGAAGATCGAGCCGGACCCGAGGGAGCCGCGCTTCCTGCAGACGGTGCGGCACCGGGGCTATGTGCTGCGGCCGGGGAGCTGA
- a CDS encoding glutathione S-transferase family protein: MTLAAGSGAGGAAPPRLVLWGARGTTSTIPHLLLAEAGAAFETRFLSLKDGEQRRPDYLAVNPKGEVPALVVGDKVVTEIPAICVFIAETHPAAGLLPSDPLEKALALSWLQWCSFRQAQGFFPAFMPQRFIEGETEAAKLRAASVGRVAEAMRQAGEALSRSGGYLGGERPGLADYYLFMQERWAVRAFRLDLPEECRAHYARMAARPAVARVMEAEGLEA; this comes from the coding sequence GTGACGCTGGCGGCGGGCAGCGGGGCGGGGGGTGCGGCGCCCCCGCGCCTTGTTCTCTGGGGTGCGCGGGGGACCACCTCCACCATCCCGCATCTGCTGCTGGCGGAGGCGGGGGCGGCGTTCGAGACGCGTTTCCTGAGCCTGAAGGACGGGGAACAACGGCGGCCGGACTATCTGGCGGTGAACCCCAAGGGCGAGGTGCCGGCCCTGGTGGTGGGGGACAAGGTGGTGACAGAGATCCCGGCCATCTGCGTCTTCATCGCGGAGACGCATCCGGCGGCGGGGCTGCTGCCGTCCGATCCGCTGGAGAAGGCGCTGGCGCTGTCCTGGCTGCAATGGTGCTCCTTCCGGCAGGCGCAGGGCTTCTTTCCGGCCTTCATGCCGCAGCGGTTCATCGAGGGCGAGACCGAGGCGGCGAAGCTGCGGGCGGCCTCGGTCGGGCGTGTGGCGGAGGCGATGCGGCAGGCCGGGGAGGCGCTGTCGCGGAGTGGCGGCTATCTGGGTGGCGAGCGGCCGGGGCTGGCGGACTACTACCTGTTCATGCAGGAGCGCTGGGCGGTGCGGGCCTTCAGGCTGGACCTGCCGGAGGAGTGCCGCGCGCATTATGCCCGGATGGCGGCACGGCCGGCGGTGGCGCGGGTGATGGAAGCGGAAGGGCTGGAGGCATGA
- a CDS encoding MarR family winged helix-turn-helix transcriptional regulator, whose product MKEKTSVSAGREHLFLREEELRAAQDLLFFGYRDFTAGADAMLAEIGLGRAHHRVLHFVGRRPGLTVGELLTILDITKQSLGRVLTPLVEGGYIEQATGRADRRQRLLSLTEAGRALERRLFERQRETVIRAYREAGPAAVDGFRRVMQGLMAPATRGLVERVAMGATEAAGPRGNAMGHPAGAMARPPAGPPGGPSGVPSGTAPGAPPGGNPGGQPGVRR is encoded by the coding sequence GTGAAGGAGAAGACATCCGTCTCCGCCGGCCGCGAGCATCTCTTCCTGCGCGAGGAGGAGCTTCGCGCGGCGCAGGACCTGCTCTTCTTCGGCTACCGCGACTTCACCGCGGGGGCCGATGCCATGCTGGCCGAGATCGGGCTGGGCCGCGCGCATCATCGCGTGCTGCATTTCGTCGGCCGCCGGCCCGGGCTGACGGTGGGCGAGCTGCTCACCATCCTGGACATCACCAAGCAGTCGCTGGGCCGCGTCCTCACCCCGCTGGTGGAGGGTGGCTATATCGAGCAGGCGACGGGCCGGGCCGACCGGCGGCAGCGGCTGCTCAGCCTGACGGAAGCGGGGCGGGCGCTGGAGCGGCGGCTCTTCGAGCGGCAGCGGGAGACGGTGATCCGAGCCTATCGCGAGGCCGGGCCCGCCGCCGTGGACGGGTTCCGCCGCGTGATGCAGGGGCTGATGGCCCCGGCCACGCGTGGCCTGGTCGAGCGGGTCGCCATGGGCGCGACCGAGGCGGCGGGGCCGCGTGGGAATGCCATGGGGCACCCCGCGGGCGCCATGGCCCGGCCGCCTGCCGGGCCACCCGGGGGGCCATCCGGGGTGCCGTCCGGTACTGCGCCGGGGGCGCCGCCCGGGGGAAATCCAGGGGGACAGCCGGGGGTGCGCCGATGA
- a CDS encoding M20 aminoacylase family protein, with translation MTSPREALAALQPEMTEWRRDFHAHPEIGFEEHRTSEIVARKLEEWGIEVHRGIGKTGVVGVLRGRNSGAGGNRAIGLRADMDALPMEEANGFSHRSRNPGRMHACGHDGHTTMLLGAAKYLAETGNFSGTVHLIFQPAEEGLAGAKAMLDDGLLERFPCDAVYGIHNSPDMPLGTAQALTGTALAAIDYFSIVLRGRSAHGGHPQQGIDTVAMAAQVVNALNAIPSRQVDALESAIISIGQIHGGTSDIVIPETVELRGSVRTLKPEIRDRVETLFHRAVTLTAEAQGGKAEISYRRAYPPTINTPAETDRAAQAAAALLGEGRVRRDGHPLLAGEDFAFLLERVPGAYLMFGQKDGERGATPVHNPLYDFNDDLLPLGAGYLAALVEQELG, from the coding sequence CCTCGCCCCGCGAAGCCCTGGCCGCCTTGCAGCCCGAGATGACCGAATGGCGCCGCGACTTCCACGCGCATCCGGAGATCGGCTTCGAGGAGCACCGCACCAGCGAGATCGTGGCGCGGAAGCTGGAGGAATGGGGCATCGAGGTGCATCGCGGCATCGGCAAAACGGGCGTCGTCGGCGTGCTGCGCGGCCGCAACTCCGGCGCGGGCGGCAACCGCGCCATCGGCCTGCGCGCCGACATGGACGCCCTGCCGATGGAGGAGGCCAACGGCTTCTCCCACCGTTCGCGGAATCCTGGCCGCATGCATGCCTGCGGCCATGACGGCCACACCACCATGCTGCTCGGCGCCGCGAAGTACCTGGCCGAAACCGGCAACTTCTCCGGCACCGTCCACCTGATCTTCCAGCCCGCCGAAGAGGGCCTCGCCGGCGCCAAGGCCATGCTCGACGACGGGTTGCTGGAACGCTTCCCCTGCGATGCCGTCTACGGAATCCACAACAGCCCCGACATGCCGCTCGGCACGGCACAGGCGCTCACCGGCACGGCGCTGGCCGCGATCGACTATTTCAGCATCGTGCTGCGCGGCCGCTCCGCCCATGGCGGGCACCCGCAGCAGGGCATCGACACCGTCGCCATGGCGGCGCAGGTCGTCAACGCGCTCAACGCCATCCCCTCACGGCAGGTGGATGCTCTGGAATCCGCCATCATCAGCATCGGCCAGATCCATGGCGGCACCTCGGATATCGTGATCCCCGAGACCGTCGAGCTGCGCGGCTCCGTCCGCACGCTGAAGCCGGAGATCCGCGACCGCGTCGAGACCCTTTTCCACCGCGCCGTCACCCTCACCGCCGAGGCCCAGGGCGGCAAGGCGGAGATCAGCTACCGCCGCGCCTATCCGCCCACCATCAACACCCCCGCCGAGACCGACCGCGCCGCCCAGGCCGCCGCCGCCCTGCTCGGCGAGGGCAGGGTCCGCCGCGACGGCCACCCGCTCCTGGCCGGCGAGGACTTCGCCTTCCTGCTGGAACGCGTCCCCGGCGCCTATCTGATGTTCGGGCAGAAGGATGGCGAGCGCGGCGCCACGCCCGTCCACAACCCGCTCTACGACTTCAACGACGACCTTCTGCCGCTCGGCGCGGGCTACCTCGCCGCGCTGGTGGAACAGGAACTCGGCTGA
- a CDS encoding 50S ribosomal protein L25/general stress protein Ctc — protein sequence MVQTIRIEAEAREQAGKGAARATRRAGQVPAVIYGAKQEAALISLDPRVVVKELQKGGWKSHLYEVAVGGQTVRTLMRDVQFHPVTDQPLHVDFQRLAPGQKIRVMVPVAFLNEESAPGIKEGGTLNVVRREIEVLSDPDSVPEAFEIDVAEGTIGDTFRWSSVKDSFGTEAVLGRDFVVATLAPPTVEEEVVIAAPAPAAPAAPAKKGKK from the coding sequence ATGGTCCAGACCATCCGGATCGAAGCCGAGGCGCGCGAGCAGGCAGGTAAGGGGGCGGCACGCGCGACCCGGCGGGCGGGACAGGTTCCCGCGGTGATCTACGGCGCGAAGCAGGAGGCGGCGCTGATCAGCCTCGACCCGCGCGTCGTGGTGAAGGAGCTGCAGAAGGGCGGCTGGAAGTCGCACCTCTATGAGGTGGCGGTGGGCGGCCAGACCGTCCGCACGCTGATGCGCGACGTGCAGTTCCATCCGGTGACGGACCAGCCGCTGCATGTGGACTTCCAGCGCCTCGCCCCGGGGCAGAAGATCCGCGTCATGGTGCCGGTGGCCTTCCTGAACGAGGAAAGCGCGCCGGGCATCAAGGAAGGCGGCACGCTGAACGTCGTGCGCCGCGAGATCGAGGTGCTGTCCGATCCGGACTCCGTGCCGGAAGCCTTCGAGATCGACGTGGCCGAGGGCACGATCGGCGACACCTTCCGCTGGTCCAGCGTGAAGGACAGCTTCGGCACCGAGGCGGTGCTGGGCCGTGACTTCGTGGTGGCGACGCTCGCCCCGCCGACGGTCGAGGAAGAGGTGGTGATCGCGGCGCCCGCGCCGGCGGCCCCCGCCGCCCCGGCCAAGAAGGGCAAGAAGTAA
- the arsC gene encoding arsenate reductase (glutaredoxin) (This arsenate reductase requires both glutathione and glutaredoxin to convert arsenate to arsenite, after which the efflux transporter formed by ArsA and ArsB can extrude the arsenite from the cell, providing resistance.), with protein sequence MSAAAAPDADEGVTIWHNPACGTSRKVLAAIRAAGIEPRVVEYLKTPPSAEEIRDACARMDIAPRNLLRRKAPEFAVMELDQPGLSSRAAIEAMVKAPALIERPVVLAPGGARLCRPAELVAEIVPGAVVKG encoded by the coding sequence TTGTCCGCCGCCGCTGCCCCCGATGCCGACGAGGGCGTCACCATCTGGCACAACCCCGCCTGCGGCACCTCGCGCAAGGTGCTGGCGGCGATCCGCGCGGCCGGGATCGAGCCGCGCGTGGTCGAGTACCTGAAGACGCCGCCCTCGGCCGAGGAGATCCGGGACGCCTGCGCGCGGATGGACATCGCCCCGCGCAACCTACTGCGGCGGAAGGCGCCGGAATTCGCGGTGATGGAGCTGGACCAGCCGGGGCTGTCCTCCAGGGCGGCGATCGAGGCGATGGTGAAGGCGCCGGCGCTGATCGAGCGGCCGGTGGTGCTGGCGCCGGGCGGGGCGCGGCTTTGCCGGCCGGCGGAACTGGTGGCGGAGATCGTGCCGGGGGCGGTGGTGAAGGGCTGA
- a CDS encoding branched-chain amino acid aminotransferase, translated as MSLMPFDDRDGWIWMNGEFLPWRDAKLHVLTHGLHYASSIFEGERCYAGNIFKLREHTDRLIRSGRLLGFEIPFTAEEIDAATIGTVRRNGHTEAYIRPVAWRGSEMLAVSAQQTKIHLAIACWGWPNLFGANRMKGVRLGMAKWRRPAPDTAPTASKAAGLYMIGTLSKHAAEAEGFDDAMMLDFKGDVAEATGANAFFVFDGELHTPTPVCFLDGITRRTVMRLARNRQMKVVERTIRAEELPRATEVFLAGTAAEVTPVRAIGEHSYTPGQITETLLSDYEKLVRMPPEEVRRLAG; from the coding sequence ATGTCTCTGATGCCTTTCGATGACCGCGACGGCTGGATCTGGATGAATGGCGAGTTCCTCCCCTGGCGCGACGCGAAGCTGCATGTCCTGACCCACGGCCTGCATTATGCCTCCAGCATCTTCGAGGGCGAGCGCTGCTACGCCGGAAACATCTTCAAGCTGCGCGAGCACACCGACCGCCTGATCCGGTCCGGCCGCCTCCTCGGCTTCGAGATCCCTTTCACGGCCGAGGAAATCGACGCCGCCACGATCGGGACCGTGCGCCGCAACGGCCATACCGAGGCCTATATCCGCCCCGTCGCCTGGCGCGGCTCGGAGATGCTGGCCGTCTCCGCCCAGCAGACGAAGATCCACCTCGCCATCGCCTGCTGGGGCTGGCCGAACCTGTTCGGCGCGAACCGCATGAAGGGCGTCCGACTCGGCATGGCCAAGTGGCGCCGCCCGGCCCCGGACACCGCCCCCACCGCCTCCAAGGCCGCCGGCCTCTACATGATCGGCACCCTGTCCAAGCACGCGGCGGAGGCCGAGGGCTTCGACGACGCCATGATGCTCGACTTCAAGGGCGACGTGGCCGAGGCGACCGGCGCCAACGCCTTCTTCGTCTTCGATGGGGAACTGCACACCCCCACCCCCGTCTGCTTCCTGGACGGCATCACCCGCCGCACGGTGATGCGCCTCGCCCGGAACCGTCAGATGAAGGTGGTGGAGCGCACCATCCGGGCCGAGGAACTACCCAGGGCCACCGAGGTCTTCCTGGCCGGCACCGCCGCCGAGGTGACGCCGGTCCGCGCCATCGGCGAACACAGCTACACCCCCGGCCAGATCACCGAGACCCTGCTCTCCGACTACGAGAAGCTGGTCCGCATGCCCCCGGAGGAGGTCCGCCGCCTCGCGGGTTGA
- a CDS encoding sterol desaturase family protein translates to MAFEGSWPALDYVLRHALTGGGLLVLVSWSSMVLGAVVAYVFQTPGELRKSLRGFLRFCFPAEMFRHRSVRVDVVFVAVAWVIDKLLIVPALLSNGVVTFAVWSAMQGVFGAREGGEQGWWSWAALLAGSIVFQDFVNFFRHYLEHKVPALWEFHKVHHSAEFLVPLSNRRQHPGERFMELMSGAVVVGAFVGVACYLLRLPPTETVLMGMDAYFLCDVLSFYQLRHSHIALSFGRFERYVMSPAQHHLHHSCEVRDWDVNFGTFLAVWDRLFGTFRPTDMQYRFRMGLGPEEQGRYDSVPKLLAAPFLGLWRMFGPRGRVAPEPVAGSVEGGD, encoded by the coding sequence ATGGCGTTCGAGGGAAGCTGGCCGGCGCTGGACTATGTGCTGCGCCATGCGCTGACGGGGGGCGGCCTGCTCGTCCTGGTCAGCTGGAGCAGCATGGTGCTGGGCGCGGTGGTGGCCTATGTCTTCCAGACGCCTGGGGAGTTGCGGAAATCGCTGCGCGGCTTCCTGCGCTTCTGCTTTCCGGCGGAGATGTTCCGGCATCGCTCGGTGCGGGTCGATGTGGTGTTCGTCGCCGTCGCCTGGGTGATCGACAAGCTGCTGATCGTGCCGGCGCTGCTGTCGAATGGCGTGGTGACCTTCGCCGTCTGGTCCGCCATGCAGGGCGTCTTCGGCGCGCGGGAAGGCGGGGAGCAGGGCTGGTGGAGCTGGGCAGCGCTGCTGGCCGGCTCCATCGTGTTCCAGGATTTCGTGAACTTCTTCCGCCACTACCTGGAGCACAAGGTTCCGGCCCTGTGGGAATTCCACAAGGTGCATCACAGCGCCGAATTCCTGGTGCCGCTGTCCAACCGCCGGCAGCATCCGGGCGAGCGCTTCATGGAACTGATGAGCGGGGCCGTGGTGGTGGGCGCCTTTGTCGGCGTGGCCTGCTACCTGCTGCGCCTGCCGCCGACCGAGACGGTACTGATGGGGATGGACGCGTATTTCCTGTGTGACGTTCTGTCCTTCTACCAGCTCCGCCACTCGCATATCGCGCTCTCCTTCGGGCGGTTCGAGCGGTATGTGATGAGCCCGGCGCAGCATCACCTGCACCACAGCTGCGAGGTGCGGGACTGGGACGTCAATTTCGGCACCTTCCTGGCTGTCTGGGACCGGTTGTTCGGCACCTTCCGGCCCACCGATATGCAGTACCGCTTCCGCATGGGGCTGGGGCCGGAGGAACAGGGGCGCTACGACAGCGTGCCGAAGCTGCTGGCGGCGCCCTTCCTGGGGCTGTGGCGGATGTTCGGGCCGCGCGGGCGGGTGGCGCCGGAGCCGGTGGCCGGGTCCGTGGAAGGTGGGGACTGA
- a CDS encoding ATP-binding protein: MADAPHPAPPGSALPPHSVGLAELRRGEADPASLPATPPAPRRGRPVPMGRLRRWMHALVPRGLLGRALLIVLVPMLVLQGIALQLFYGNHLDVISRRLAAGLAGEIGMVVEMIQHAPPGSDTSWIFREAAWRLDLSMAFEPGAILSSRDQPRTASLPLLPLEEDLQQALRERLLLRFDADWQSDPRSVIVRVQLPDGVLHVEAPRKRLFTGTLYLFVIWLVGASALLFLIAALFMKNQVRALRRLAAAAEAFGMGRDQGPVKPEGATEVRQAATAFNRMHARIRRFVAQRTDMLAGISHDLRTPLTRMRLALAMLPVPPDDPGFEQDIADLTHDVEEMERMVAGYLAFARGEVEGKPGPVDLVDLAQNVAAKVRRDGAAVALHAPESLVLPARGDALRRCIANLADNARKHAGRITLTVERVDEHWAQVIVDDDGPGIPPEQREEAFKPFATLSGNSTGLGLAIARDIARAHGGDVILQDSPLGGLRARIRLPA; this comes from the coding sequence ATGGCCGACGCCCCTCACCCGGCTCCCCCGGGTTCCGCCCTGCCCCCTCACAGCGTCGGCCTTGCCGAGCTCCGCCGTGGCGAGGCCGACCCCGCCAGTCTCCCCGCCACGCCGCCCGCCCCGCGCCGTGGCCGGCCCGTGCCGATGGGCCGGCTCCGGCGCTGGATGCACGCCCTGGTGCCGCGCGGCCTGCTCGGGCGCGCCCTGCTGATCGTGCTGGTGCCGATGCTGGTGCTCCAGGGCATCGCCCTCCAACTCTTCTACGGCAACCATCTCGACGTCATCTCCCGCCGCCTCGCCGCTGGCCTGGCGGGCGAGATCGGCATGGTGGTCGAGATGATCCAGCACGCTCCGCCCGGCTCGGACACGAGCTGGATCTTCCGCGAGGCCGCCTGGCGCCTCGACCTCTCCATGGCCTTCGAACCCGGCGCCATCCTGTCCAGCCGCGACCAGCCGCGCACCGCCTCCCTCCCCCTCCTGCCGCTGGAGGAGGACCTGCAGCAGGCCCTGCGCGAACGCCTTCTCCTGCGCTTCGACGCCGACTGGCAGAGCGACCCGCGCAGCGTCATCGTGCGCGTCCAGCTCCCCGATGGCGTGCTGCACGTGGAAGCGCCCCGCAAGCGCCTCTTCACCGGCACGCTCTACCTCTTCGTCATCTGGCTGGTCGGCGCCTCGGCCCTGCTCTTCCTGATCGCCGCCCTGTTCATGAAGAACCAGGTCCGCGCCCTGCGTCGCCTCGCCGCCGCGGCGGAGGCCTTCGGCATGGGCCGCGACCAGGGCCCGGTGAAGCCCGAGGGCGCCACCGAGGTCCGCCAGGCCGCCACCGCCTTCAACCGCATGCATGCCCGCATCCGCCGCTTCGTCGCCCAGCGCACGGACATGCTGGCCGGCATCAGCCACGACCTGCGCACGCCCCTCACCCGCATGCGCCTCGCGCTCGCCATGCTGCCCGTCCCGCCGGACGATCCCGGCTTCGAGCAGGACATCGCCGACCTCACCCATGACGTGGAGGAGATGGAGCGCATGGTCGCCGGCTACCTCGCCTTCGCCCGTGGCGAGGTCGAGGGCAAGCCAGGGCCGGTGGACCTCGTCGATCTGGCGCAGAACGTCGCCGCCAAGGTCCGCCGCGACGGCGCCGCCGTGGCCCTGCACGCGCCGGAAAGCCTGGTCCTGCCCGCGCGCGGCGACGCGCTGCGGCGCTGCATCGCCAACCTCGCCGACAATGCCCGAAAGCATGCCGGCCGCATCACCCTGACAGTGGAACGGGTGGACGAGCACTGGGCGCAGGTGATCGTGGACGATGACGGCCCCGGCATCCCGCCCGAACAGCGAGAGGAAGCCTTCAAGCCCTTCGCCACCCTGTCGGGCAACAGCACGGGCCTGGGCCTCGCCATCGCCCGCGACATCGCCCGCGCCCATGGCGGCGACGTGATCCTGCAGGACAGCCCCCTCGGCGGCCTCCGCGCCCGCATCCGCCTGCCGGCCTGA